DNA sequence from the Cupriavidus sp. WKF15 genome:
GCACTCGATGGATGAAGCGCTTGCCGTGCAGACGCGCATTGCGCAGGAAACCGGCACCACCGGCTACCCGATCGTGATCCGTCCGTCGTTCACGCTGGGCGGCACGGGCGGCGGCATTGCCTACAACCGCGAAGAATTCGAAGAGATCTGCAAGCGTGGCCTGGACCTGTCGCCGACGCGCGAACTGCTGATCGAGGAATCGCTGCTGGGCTGGAAGGAATACGAGATGGAAGTGGTCCGCGACAAGGCGGACAACTGCATCATCATCTGCTCGATCGAGAACCTGGACCCGATGGGCATCCACACCGGCGACTCGATCACCGTGGCCCCGGCCCAGACCCTGACCGACAAGGAATACCAGATCCTGCGCAACGCCTCGCTTTCCGTGCTGCGCGAGATCGGCGTGGACACCGGCGGTTCGAACGTGCAGTTCTCGATCAACCCGAAGGACGGTCGCATGATCGTCATCGAGATGAACCCGCGCGTGTCGCGTTCGTCGGCGCTGGCCTCGAAGGCCACGGGCTTCCCGATCGCCAAGGTCGCGGCCAAGCTGGCCGTCGGTTACACGCTGGACGAGCTGAAGAACGAGATCACCGGCGGCGCGACCCCGGCTTCGTTCGAGCCGTCGATCGACTACGTGGTCACCAAGGTGCCGCGTTTCGCATTCGAAAAATTCCCGCAGGCCGACAGCCACCTGACCACCCAGATGAAGTCGGTGGGCGAGGTGATGGCCATGGGCCGTACCTTCCAGGAGTCGTTCCAGAAGGCCCTGCGTGGCCTGGAAGTCGGCGTGGATGGCCTGGACGAGAAGACCACCGACCGCGACGAGATCGTCGAGGAGATCGGCGAGGCCGGTCCGGACCGTATCTGGTACGTGGGCGATGCGTTCCGTATCGGCATGTCGCTGGAAGAGGTGCACGCCGAGACCGCCATCGATCCGTGGTTCCTGGCCCAGATCGAGGACATCGTCAAGACCGAAAGCCAGATCAAGGCACGCACGCTGGAAAGCCTGTCGACGGCCGAGTTGCGCTACGTGAAGCAGAAGGGCTTCTCGGACCGCCGCCTGGCCAGGCTGCTGAAGACCGACGCCAAGGCCGTGCGCGAGGCGCGCATCGCCCAGAACGTGCGTCCGGTGTACAAGCGCGTGGACACCTGCGCGGCCGAGTTCGGCACCAACACCGCCTACATGTACTCGACCTACGAGGCCGAGCATGGCGAGTGCGAGGCCAGCCCGACCGACAAGAAGAAGATCATGGTGCTGGGCGGCGGCCCGAACCGGATCGGCCAGGGCATCGAGTTCGACTACTGCTGCGTGCATGCCGCGCTGGCACTGCGCGAGGACGGGTACGAGACCATCATGGTCAACTGCAACCCGGAAACCGTGTCGACCGACTATGACACCTCGGACCGCCTGTACTTCGAGCCGGTGACGCTGGAAGACGTGCTGGAGATCGTCGCGATCGAGAAGCCGGTCGGAGTGATCGTGCAGTACGGCGGCCAGACCCCGCTGAAGCTCGCGCTGGACCTGGAGCGCAACGGCGTGCCCATCATCGGCACGACTCCGGACATGATCGACGCCGCGGAAGACCGCGAGCGCTTCCAGAAGCTGCTGCAGGACCTGGGCCTGCGCCAGCCGCCCAACCGCACCGCGCGTGCCGAGGACGAAGCGCTGCGCCTGGCCGAGGAAATCGGCTACCCGCTGGTGGTGCGCCCGTCGTACGTGCTGGGCGGCCGCGCGATGGAAATCGTGCACGAGCCGCGCGACCTCGAGCGCTACATGCGCGAGGCCGTCAAGGTGTCCAACGATTCCCCGGTGCTGCTGGACCGCTTCCTGAACGACGCGATCGAATGCGACGTCGACGCGCTGTCGGACGGCAAGCGCGTGTTCATCGGCGGCGTGATGGAGCACATCGAGCAGGCTGGCGTGCACTCGGGCGACTCGGCGTGCTCGCTGCCGCCGTACTCGCTGTCGGCTGAAACCGTGGCGGAACTCAAGCGCCAGACTGCTGCCATGGCCCGCGCCCTGAACGTGGTCGGCCTGATGAACGTGCAGTTCGCGATCCAGCAGAACAACGGTGTCGACACCGTCTACGTGCTGGAAGTGAACCCGCGCGCATCGCGTACCGTGCCGTACGTGTCGAAGGCGACCGGCATGCAGCTCGCCAAGATTGCCGCGCGCTGCATGGCCGGCCAGTCGCTGGACTCGCAGGGCGTTGTCGACGAGGTGGTGCCGCCGTACTACAGCGTCAAGGAAGCGGTGTTCCCGTTCAACAAGTTCCCGGGCGTCGATCCGGTCCTCGGACCTGAAATGCGTTCGACCGGCGAAGTGATGGGCGTGGGCAAGACCTTCGGCGAGGCGCTGTTCAAGAGCCAGCTCGCCGCCGGCTCGCGCCTGCCCGAGAAAGGTGCCGTGCTGATCACCGTGAAGGACAGCGACAAGGTGCGCGCCGTCGCCGTGGCCCGCATGCTGCACGACATGGGCTACCCGATCGTGGCCACGCGCGGCACGGCCTCGGCCATCGAAGCCGCCGGCATCCCGGTCAAGGTGGTCAACAAGGTCAAGGACGGCCGTCCGCACATCGTGGATATGATCAAGAACGGCGAACTGGCGCTGGTGTTCACCACGGTGGACGAGACCCGCGGCGCGATTGCCGATTCGCGCTCGATCCGTATCTCGGCGCTGGCCAACCGCGTGCCTTACTACACCACCATCGCCGGCGCCAGCGCCGCGGTGGAGGGCCTGAAGCACATGCAAAGCCTGGAGGTCTATGACCTGCAGGGCCTGCATGCGTCGCTCGCGTAACATTACGGACTGGCGGGGCGGTTACGCCCCGTCAAGGGCCATCGGCCTGCCGGTGTTGCTGCCTGCGGGCATCTTGGCCTAAACTACGTCGAATTCATTGATCGGCGCCCGGTTTCCCCGGGCGCCTTTCCCATCCGAAAGCCGCGGTCGAGCGGAAGTGCCCCGGGCCTATGTGCCGGGCATGGTTCCAGCTCCGCTGCGGCTCGTTTTTTTGTTGATCGAACACATGAGCACCATTCCGATTACCAAGCGTGGCGCCGAGCTCCTGAAGGAAGAGCTGCAACGCCTGAAGGCCGTTGAACGCCCAGCGGTGATCAATGCCATCGCCGAAGCCCGCGCGCAGGGCGATCTGTCCGAGAATGCCGAGTACGACGCTGCCAAGGAAAAGCAGGCATTTATTGAGGGGCGCATCCTGGAGGTCGAATCCAAGCTGTCGGCAGCGCAGGTTATCGACCCGACTCAACTCGACACCGATGGCCGCATCGTTTTCGGTGCCACGGTCGACCTCGAAGACCTGGAATCGGGCAGCCCGGTGAGCTACCAGATCGTTGGCGATGACGAGGCCGACCTCGATAGCGGCAAGATTTCCGTCAGCTCGCCCATCGCGCGTGCGCTGATCGGCAAGTTCGAAGGCGACGTTGCAACCGTCCTGGCTCCGGGCGGCGAACGCGAGTACGAAGTCATCACCGTCCGCTACATCTGAAGCCGGTACGCCGGCCGACTGGACCAAGCGGATCGTGTTCTCTTCTTCCTATTCAAGCCTGCCGCCGCTGCCCCACCGCATCTTCTTGCTTCTGACGGTCATCTGGGCCGGCAGCCTGTGGACGGTGGGCTATATGGTGGCCCCGACCTTGTTTGCCGTGCTGCCCAGCCGCGAGACGGCGGGCATGATCGCCGGACACTTGTTCCAGACCGAGGCGATCCTCGGCGTGACCGTCGGCGTATTGCAGCTGGTGCTATGTAATGTGCTGATCCGGCGCGGCGCCAACCGCTACCGGGGTCTGCGCTGGCTGGTGCTGGCCATGCTGGTTTGCGTGCTGGTGGGCTATTTCGGCACCCAGCCGTTCATGAGCAACCTCAAGGAAAAGGCGGCGGTACTCGGTGTCGGCGTGTCGGAGTCGCCGTTCCGGGCTGAGTTTGGCATGCTGCACGGCGTCTCCAGCGCCTTCTATCTGGTGCAGAGCCTGCTGGCGCTGGCGCTGGTGTGGCGCGCTTCGGCGCCGCGGTCGGCTGGCGAGTAGCCAGCCGGAGCAGGGCGGCCCTTAACCCGCACCCGGGCCGTCGATCAGGCCAGAGCCTTCTTTTTCTGGCTGGAGGGCCGGGCGCGCGAGCGCTTGACGTTGCCGCCGGCCGTGACGCGTTCATTGCCCAGCACCGTGACTTCCTTGCGGGTGGGACGGCGGTTGGGCGCGCCGCTGGGCTTCTTCACCGTCACGGTGCGAGGCGCGGCGCCACCGCGGCGGGCCGGTGCGTGGCGGCCGAGATCCTGGGGCTGGTTTTCCTTGAGGCGGGCCTCGCCCGGGCGCCAGACGACCAGCAGCTTGCCGATATGCTGGATCGGTGCGGCGCTCAGTTCATCGCAGATGGATTCATAGATGGCGACGCGAGCTTCGCGATCATCACCGAATACGCGAATCTTGATCAGGTCGTGGGCCGCCAGGCTGCGGTCGATTTCGGCCAGCACCGCGCGCGTGAGGCCTTCCGCGCCGATCATCACGACCGGATTGAGGCCATGGGCACGGGAGCGGAGTTCGGAGCGCTGGGCTGGAATAAGTTGAAGTGCGGACATAAATTGGCGCGGACTGCGCAGGAATAAGTGCTGCCAACGGCCCGAACGGGCAATGGCGGCCCGAATTGACCACCGCTGGCATGCGATTGGCGCGTATTATCCGCCAAATCAGTGCAGGTCGGCGGCAAAAAACGGCAAAACAGGCAAGAAATTGCGGCGCGCGCGATCGGCGGTGCTGGCAGACAGGAAACAGGCGTAATCAGAATGGCCAAAGGCAAGTCGAAGAACAAGTTCAACCAGTCGTGGCTGCACGACCATATCAACGACCCGTACGTGAAGATGGCGCAGCGCGACGGGTATCGTGCGCGCGCGGCCTACAAGCTCAAGGAAATCGACGAGCAGGACAACCTGATCCGGCCGGGCCAGGTCATTGTCGACCTCGGCGCTGCGCCGGGAAGCTGGAGCCAGTACGCCCGCAACAAGCTGGCTGCCTCGCCCCGGGCGACCGGTGGCAAGCCGGACGGAGCGGTCGTGGCCATCGATATCCTGCCCATGGAGCCGGTCGCCGACGTCACGTTTATTCAGGGCGATTTTCGTGAGGAAGAGGTATTTCGCCAGCTGGAGGAAGTGGTCATGGCCGCTTCCGGTGGCGCGAAAATCGATCTTGTATTGTCTGACATGGCCCCCAACTTGTCGGGTGTGGCGTCTGCTGACGCCGCGCGTATTGAGTATCTGTGTGATCTGGCATTGGATTTTGCCCAAGCCCATCTCAAGGCGGACGGCGCGTTGCTGGTAAAGTGCTTCCACGGCAGTGGCTACAGCCAGATCGTCGAGAAGTTCAAACGGCAGTTCAAGGTAGTCGCCCCGCGCAAGCCCAAGGCGTCGCGCGACAAATCCTCCGAAACGTTTATCCTTGGGCGTCACCTCAAAGTGATGAATTGATGGGTCCGGCAAAAGCCGGGGCAGTCTGGGCCCCGGGGGCTATCGGCACCATAGTTTTCGCTGTTACCCCTTCGGGGCGGGGGCTGCATTACAATGCAGCTATCCGTTGGCAAGGCAATCGCAAAGGAGTTCGGCCTTGAATAACAACCTGTTTCAAAAGGCGGCAATCTGGCTCGTGATCGCGCTGGTGTTGTTTACCGTCTTCAAGCAGTTCGACAAGCCCCGTGCGCAGGACGGCGTCACCTACTCGCAGTTCATGGATGACGCCAAGAACGGCAAGGTGTCGCGTGTCGACGTGCAGGGCCGCAACCTCGTGGTGTCGCCGAAAGAGGGCGCCAAGTACACCATCATCTCGCCCGGTGATATCTGGATGGTCGGCGACCTGATGAAGTACGGCGTTCAGGTGACTGGCAAGGCTGACGACGAACCCAACGTGCTGGTACAGGCCCTGTATTACCTCGGGCCGACCCTGCTGATCATCGTCTTCTGGTTCTACATGATGCGGCAGATGCAGGGCGGCGGGAAAGGCGGTGCCTTCTCGTTCGGCAAGTCCCGTGCGCGCCTGATCGATGAAAACCAGAACGCCGTCACGTTCCAGGACGTGGCCGGCTGCGACGAGTCCAAGGAGGAAGTGGTCGAACTGGTCGACTTCCTGAAGGATCCGCAGAAGTTCCAGAAGCTGGGCGGCCGCATTCCGCGCGGCGTGCTGCTGGTTGGCCCTCCGGGTACCGGCAAGACGCTGCTGGCGCGCGCCATCGCCGGCGAGGCCAAGGTACCTTTCTTCAGTATCTCGGGTTCGGACTTCGTTGAAATGTTCGTCGGCGTGGGCGCGGCCCGTGTGCGCGACATGTTCGAGAACGCCAAGAAGCAGGCGCCGTGCATCGTGTTCATCGATGAAATCGACGCGGTCGGTCGCCATCGTGGCGCCGGCATGGGCGGCGGCAACGACGAACGCGAGCAGACCCTGAACCAGATGCTGGTCGAGATGGACGGCTTCGAGGCCAACTCCGGTGTGATCGTGATCGCCGCGACCAACCGTGCCGACGTCCTCGACAAGGCGCTGCTGCGTCCGGGTCGCTTCGACCGCCAGGTCTACGTGGGCCTGCCCGATATCCGCGGCCGCGAGCAGATCCTGAAGGTCCATATGCGCAAAGTGCCGATCGGCAACGACGTGGACGCCTCGGTGATCGCGCGTGGCACCCCGGGCTTCTCGGGCGCCGACCTGGCCAACCTGGTGAACGAGGCCGCGCTGTTTGCCGCCCGCCGCAACAAGCGGGTGGTCGACATGCAGGACTTCGAGGACGCCAAGGACAAGATCTACATGGGTCCGGAGCGCAAGTCGACGGTCATGCGCGAGGAAGAGCGCAAGGCCACGGCTTACCACGAGTCCGGTCATGCGGTGGTGGCGAAGCTGCTGCCGAAGGCCGATCCGGTGCACAAGGTCACCATCATGCCGCGTGGCTGGGCATTGGGGGTGACCTGGCAGTTGCCGGAGCATGACAAGTATTCGAAGTACAAGGACAACATGCTGGAAGAGGTCGCCATCCTCTTCGGCGGGCGGGCGGCGGAAGAGGTCTTCCTCAATGCCATGAGCACCGGTGCGTCCAATGACTTCGAGCGCGCGACCAAGATCGCCCGCGACATGGTGACCCGCTTTGGCATGAGCGATGAGCTCGGCGCCATGGTCTACGTGGATACCGAGCAGGACGGCATGTTCGGCAAGCTGTCGTCGAAGACCGTGTCGGAAGCCACGCAGCAGAAGGTCGACGCCGAGATCCGCCGCATCATCGACGAGCAGTACGCGCTGGCCAAGCGCCTGCTCGAAGAGAACCGCGACAAGGTCGAGGCCATGACCAATGCGCTGATGGAATGGGAAACGATCGACGCGGACCAGGTCAACGACATCATGGCTGGCAAGCCGCCGCGTCCGCCGCGCGGTGTGTCGGGCCCGAATGGTGGCGGCAATGCCCCGTCCGGCGGCACGCCGGTGGCGCCTTCGAACGCGCCCGCCACGGCCTGACGGCACGGATCAAGGTCCGCAGGACCGTGATCGCCTGGTAGTTCCGAGAGCCGGTGCCTTCGCACCGGCTTTCTTGTTTCTGTGTGGTACGCCCGCAGAATCTTTTCATTTCGATTCCGTTTCCCTACCTTGCAGCAGACCTCGCCATCCCGTTATTTCCAGTGCGGCCGCTATCGCTTCGCACTCGATCGTCGCCCGCTCGTCATGGGCATTCTCAACGTCACGCCCGATTCGTTTTCGGATGGCGGCAAGCACGCCACCCGGGACGCGGCGCTGCGGCATGCCGAGCAGCTCATCGCGGAAGGCGCGGACATTCTCGATATCGGCGGAGAGTCGAGCCGACCGGGTTCCGCGGCGTTGCCGCTGGACGAAGAACTGGCTCGCGTGCTTCCGATCGTCGAGGCCTTGCGCGATTGCGGCAAGCCGCTGTCAATCGATACTTATAAGCCAGAAGTGATGCGTGAGGCGCTTGCGGCTGGTGCCGACCTGATCAACGATATCTGGGGCTTCCGCATGCCCGGCGCGGTCGAGGCCGTCGCCGGCGGACAGGCTGGGCTGTGCGTGATGCACATGCAGCGGGACCCGCAGACCATGCAAGAAGACCCGCAATACGCGGACGTGGTGACCGAGGTGGGTGACTTCCTCGAAGAGCGCGTGGCCATATTGCGTCAGGCTGGTGTCGACCCGGCCCGCATCACGCTGGACCCTGGATTTGGCTTCGGCAAGACTCCGGATCATAATCTGCGCCTGCTGGGGCAGTTGCCCGCGCTGGCGAAATCCGGCCTGCCGCTGCTGGTGGGCTTGTCACGCAAGTCGACGCTTGGCGCGATCCTTGGCGGCCGGCCGCCGCTGCAGCGTGTGGCGGCGAGCATTGCCGCGGCGGTATGTGCGGCAGAGCGCGGAACCTATATCGTGCGCGTGCATGATGTGCAGGATACGGTGGATGCCCTCAAAACGTGGTGGGCAGTCCGGAATGAGGCTGTGGCAGCGGTCCAGCAGCCATCGCAGTGAGCACAGCAATAGTTGCCAGACAGAGCAAGCAAGAAAGGATTAAGGAAATGACGCGCAAGTATTTCGGGACGGATGGCGTACGAGGCAAGGTTGGCGAATCGCCGATCACGCCGGATTTCGTGATGCGGCTGGGACATGCTGCCGGCAAGGTGCTTGCCCACGGCGCCGGCACGGTGCAGGGGCGGCCGACCGTGCTGATTGGCAAGGACACGCGAATCTCCGGCTATATGCTTGAGGCGGCACTTGAGGCCGGCTTTACGTCGGCGGGCGTGCATGTATTGCTGACCGGGCCGCTGCCGACGCCCGGCATCGCTTACCTGACGCGTGCGTTGCGGCTGTCGGCGGGCGTGGTCATCTCGGCCAGCCACAATCCGTATTACGACAATGGCATCAAGTTCTTCTCGGCCGATGGCGACAAGCTTCCCGACGAAGTCGAGTCCCAGATCGAGGCGGCCATCGAAGAGCCGATGATCTGTGCGCCGTCCGATGACCTGGGCCGTGCCCGGCGCATCAACGACGCTCCCGGACGCTATATTGAGTTCTGCAAGAGCACGTTCCCGAACAGCCAGGATCTCCGCGGCCTCAAGCTGGTCGTGGACTGCGCGCACGGTGCTGCATATCACATTGCTCCGCATGTTTTCCATGAACTCGGCGCTGATGTGATTGCGATCGGCAACCAGCCTGATGGCCGCAACATCAACGACGGCTACGGAGCCACTGCGCCCGGCAAGCTGGTCGAGGCAGTCCGGGAGCACGGTGCCGACCTGGGCCTGGCGTTCGACGGGGACGCAGACCGGTTGCAGGTCGTGGACGGCGAAGGTCGCCTGTACAACGGCGACGAACTGCTGTACCTGATCGTGCGGGACCGCATGGCCGAAGGGCAGGCAGTCGAAGGCGCTGTTGGCACGCTCATGACCAATATGGCCGTCGAGCTTGCGCTCAAGCGCATTGGCGTGGAGTTCGTTCGGGCCAAGGTGGGCGACCGCTACGTGCTCGAAGAGTTGAACAAGCGCCGCTGGACGTTGGGCGGCGAGGGCTCCGGCCACCTGCTGTGCCTGGATCGGCACAGCACCGGCGACGGCATCGTCTCGGCGCTTCAGGTGCTGGCAGCGTTGCGCCGCAGCGGCAAGACACTTGCCGGCCTGCTCGAGGGCGTCAGCCTGTTCCCGCAAAAGCTCATCAACGTCCGTGTCGAGAAGGGGTTCGACTGGCAGTCGCATGCCGGCCTGAAGGCGGCGCGCGCGGTGGTGGAGCCCGAACTGGCAGGGCGCGGCCGCGTGCTGATCCGTGCATCCGGTACCGAGCCCGTGGTGCGCGTGATGGTCGAGGCCGAGCAGGCCGAGACCGCCGAGCGCGCCGCGCAGACACTGGCAGAGGCCTTGCGTGCCTGAGCCTCGCTAGCCGAATCCAGTCATATCAAC
Encoded proteins:
- the carB gene encoding carbamoyl-phosphate synthase large subunit, with product MPKRTDIKSILIIGAGPIIIGQACEFDYSGAQACKALREEGFKVILVNSNPATIMTDPATADVTYIEPITWEVVERIIEKERPDAILPTMGGQTALNCALDLHRHGVLDKYKVELIGASPEAIDKAEDRQKFKDAMTKIGLGSAKSGIAHSMDEALAVQTRIAQETGTTGYPIVIRPSFTLGGTGGGIAYNREEFEEICKRGLDLSPTRELLIEESLLGWKEYEMEVVRDKADNCIIICSIENLDPMGIHTGDSITVAPAQTLTDKEYQILRNASLSVLREIGVDTGGSNVQFSINPKDGRMIVIEMNPRVSRSSALASKATGFPIAKVAAKLAVGYTLDELKNEITGGATPASFEPSIDYVVTKVPRFAFEKFPQADSHLTTQMKSVGEVMAMGRTFQESFQKALRGLEVGVDGLDEKTTDRDEIVEEIGEAGPDRIWYVGDAFRIGMSLEEVHAETAIDPWFLAQIEDIVKTESQIKARTLESLSTAELRYVKQKGFSDRRLARLLKTDAKAVREARIAQNVRPVYKRVDTCAAEFGTNTAYMYSTYEAEHGECEASPTDKKKIMVLGGGPNRIGQGIEFDYCCVHAALALREDGYETIMVNCNPETVSTDYDTSDRLYFEPVTLEDVLEIVAIEKPVGVIVQYGGQTPLKLALDLERNGVPIIGTTPDMIDAAEDRERFQKLLQDLGLRQPPNRTARAEDEALRLAEEIGYPLVVRPSYVLGGRAMEIVHEPRDLERYMREAVKVSNDSPVLLDRFLNDAIECDVDALSDGKRVFIGGVMEHIEQAGVHSGDSACSLPPYSLSAETVAELKRQTAAMARALNVVGLMNVQFAIQQNNGVDTVYVLEVNPRASRTVPYVSKATGMQLAKIAARCMAGQSLDSQGVVDEVVPPYYSVKEAVFPFNKFPGVDPVLGPEMRSTGEVMGVGKTFGEALFKSQLAAGSRLPEKGAVLITVKDSDKVRAVAVARMLHDMGYPIVATRGTASAIEAAGIPVKVVNKVKDGRPHIVDMIKNGELALVFTTVDETRGAIADSRSIRISALANRVPYYTTIAGASAAVEGLKHMQSLEVYDLQGLHASLA
- the greA gene encoding transcription elongation factor GreA; this translates as MSTIPITKRGAELLKEELQRLKAVERPAVINAIAEARAQGDLSENAEYDAAKEKQAFIEGRILEVESKLSAAQVIDPTQLDTDGRIVFGATVDLEDLESGSPVSYQIVGDDEADLDSGKISVSSPIARALIGKFEGDVATVLAPGGEREYEVITVRYI
- a CDS encoding DUF4149 domain-containing protein, which encodes MFSSSYSSLPPLPHRIFLLLTVIWAGSLWTVGYMVAPTLFAVLPSRETAGMIAGHLFQTEAILGVTVGVLQLVLCNVLIRRGANRYRGLRWLVLAMLVCVLVGYFGTQPFMSNLKEKAAVLGVGVSESPFRAEFGMLHGVSSAFYLVQSLLALALVWRASAPRSAGE
- a CDS encoding YhbY family RNA-binding protein produces the protein MSALQLIPAQRSELRSRAHGLNPVVMIGAEGLTRAVLAEIDRSLAAHDLIKIRVFGDDREARVAIYESICDELSAAPIQHIGKLLVVWRPGEARLKENQPQDLGRHAPARRGGAAPRTVTVKKPSGAPNRRPTRKEVTVLGNERVTAGGNVKRSRARPSSQKKKALA
- a CDS encoding RlmE family RNA methyltransferase — its product is MAKGKSKNKFNQSWLHDHINDPYVKMAQRDGYRARAAYKLKEIDEQDNLIRPGQVIVDLGAAPGSWSQYARNKLAASPRATGGKPDGAVVAIDILPMEPVADVTFIQGDFREEEVFRQLEEVVMAASGGAKIDLVLSDMAPNLSGVASADAARIEYLCDLALDFAQAHLKADGALLVKCFHGSGYSQIVEKFKRQFKVVAPRKPKASRDKSSETFILGRHLKVMN
- the ftsH gene encoding ATP-dependent zinc metalloprotease FtsH, giving the protein MNNNLFQKAAIWLVIALVLFTVFKQFDKPRAQDGVTYSQFMDDAKNGKVSRVDVQGRNLVVSPKEGAKYTIISPGDIWMVGDLMKYGVQVTGKADDEPNVLVQALYYLGPTLLIIVFWFYMMRQMQGGGKGGAFSFGKSRARLIDENQNAVTFQDVAGCDESKEEVVELVDFLKDPQKFQKLGGRIPRGVLLVGPPGTGKTLLARAIAGEAKVPFFSISGSDFVEMFVGVGAARVRDMFENAKKQAPCIVFIDEIDAVGRHRGAGMGGGNDEREQTLNQMLVEMDGFEANSGVIVIAATNRADVLDKALLRPGRFDRQVYVGLPDIRGREQILKVHMRKVPIGNDVDASVIARGTPGFSGADLANLVNEAALFAARRNKRVVDMQDFEDAKDKIYMGPERKSTVMREEERKATAYHESGHAVVAKLLPKADPVHKVTIMPRGWALGVTWQLPEHDKYSKYKDNMLEEVAILFGGRAAEEVFLNAMSTGASNDFERATKIARDMVTRFGMSDELGAMVYVDTEQDGMFGKLSSKTVSEATQQKVDAEIRRIIDEQYALAKRLLEENRDKVEAMTNALMEWETIDADQVNDIMAGKPPRPPRGVSGPNGGGNAPSGGTPVAPSNAPATA
- the folP gene encoding dihydropteroate synthase → MGILNVTPDSFSDGGKHATRDAALRHAEQLIAEGADILDIGGESSRPGSAALPLDEELARVLPIVEALRDCGKPLSIDTYKPEVMREALAAGADLINDIWGFRMPGAVEAVAGGQAGLCVMHMQRDPQTMQEDPQYADVVTEVGDFLEERVAILRQAGVDPARITLDPGFGFGKTPDHNLRLLGQLPALAKSGLPLLVGLSRKSTLGAILGGRPPLQRVAASIAAAVCAAERGTYIVRVHDVQDTVDALKTWWAVRNEAVAAVQQPSQ
- the glmM gene encoding phosphoglucosamine mutase, which gives rise to MTRKYFGTDGVRGKVGESPITPDFVMRLGHAAGKVLAHGAGTVQGRPTVLIGKDTRISGYMLEAALEAGFTSAGVHVLLTGPLPTPGIAYLTRALRLSAGVVISASHNPYYDNGIKFFSADGDKLPDEVESQIEAAIEEPMICAPSDDLGRARRINDAPGRYIEFCKSTFPNSQDLRGLKLVVDCAHGAAYHIAPHVFHELGADVIAIGNQPDGRNINDGYGATAPGKLVEAVREHGADLGLAFDGDADRLQVVDGEGRLYNGDELLYLIVRDRMAEGQAVEGAVGTLMTNMAVELALKRIGVEFVRAKVGDRYVLEELNKRRWTLGGEGSGHLLCLDRHSTGDGIVSALQVLAALRRSGKTLAGLLEGVSLFPQKLINVRVEKGFDWQSHAGLKAARAVVEPELAGRGRVLIRASGTEPVVRVMVEAEQAETAERAAQTLAEALRA